From one Gemella morbillorum genomic stretch:
- the metG gene encoding methionine--tRNA ligase: MMKKTFYVTTPIYYPSGNLHIGHAYTTVACDALTRYKKLSGFDTYFLTGTDEHGQKIQQKAQEKGVSEQQYVDDMIKDIKKLWSAMDIDYSKFIRTTDGYHERAVAEIFERLVEKGDIYLGEYKGWYSISDEEYFTETQLQEVFRDEDGNMIGGIAPSGNEVKLVSEECYFFKMSKYADRLVKYYDEHPEFILPESRKNEMLNNFIKPGLEDLAVTRTTFNWGVKVKSNPKHVVYVWIDALVNYITALGYATGESEELFNKYWPADVQVVGKEIVRFHVIYWPILLMALDLPLPKKIFAHGWLLMKDGKMSKSKGNVVDPYMLIERYGLDAARYYLLREVPFGQDGIFTPESFIDRINSDLSNDLGNLLNRTISMINKYCNGVIPKFVEPTTEFDTELIELSKEVIDEYDGYMENMQFSKALESVWKFISRTNKYIDQTTPWILAKDEASKGELDKVMNYLAESLRIATILISPALTNAPKEIKVQLGLSDDLLTFETAKTFGVFDGTTKVVEKPTPIFPRFDKEVEVEYIKEQMSPKALANLETEDKVEEGTYVELAEEITIDKFFETSLRVAQVLECEKVKKSSKLLKFKLDLGNHQRQIVSGIAKYYKPEDLIGKKVAVVANLKPVKLCGELSEGMILSAEKDGILRVVEINVDIPNGAEIR, translated from the coding sequence ATGATGAAAAAAACATTTTACGTTACAACACCGATTTATTACCCAAGTGGTAATTTACATATCGGCCATGCATACACAACTGTGGCATGCGATGCATTAACTAGATATAAAAAATTAAGCGGTTTTGATACTTATTTTTTAACAGGAACTGATGAACATGGTCAAAAAATTCAACAAAAAGCACAAGAAAAAGGTGTTAGCGAGCAGCAGTATGTTGATGATATGATAAAAGATATAAAAAAGTTATGGTCTGCAATGGATATAGATTACAGTAAATTTATTCGTACAACAGATGGATATCACGAAAGAGCAGTTGCTGAAATCTTTGAACGACTTGTAGAAAAAGGTGATATTTATCTAGGGGAATATAAAGGTTGGTATTCGATTAGTGATGAGGAGTACTTCACAGAGACACAACTTCAAGAGGTATTTCGTGATGAAGATGGGAATATGATTGGTGGTATTGCTCCAAGCGGTAATGAAGTAAAGCTTGTGAGTGAAGAATGTTACTTCTTTAAAATGAGCAAGTATGCAGACCGTTTAGTTAAGTATTACGATGAACACCCAGAGTTTATCTTACCTGAAAGTCGTAAAAATGAAATGTTAAACAACTTTATTAAACCTGGATTAGAGGATTTGGCGGTAACACGTACTACTTTTAATTGGGGAGTTAAAGTTAAATCAAACCCGAAACATGTTGTTTATGTGTGGATTGATGCACTTGTTAACTATATTACAGCATTAGGATATGCAACTGGAGAAAGTGAAGAGTTATTTAATAAATATTGGCCTGCTGATGTTCAAGTAGTAGGTAAAGAAATCGTTCGTTTCCACGTTATTTACTGGCCGATATTGCTTATGGCATTGGATTTACCTCTTCCTAAAAAAATATTTGCTCATGGTTGGCTATTGATGAAAGATGGTAAAATGAGTAAGTCAAAAGGTAATGTAGTAGATCCATATATGTTAATTGAGCGTTATGGTTTGGATGCGGCTAGATACTATCTGCTTAGAGAAGTTCCATTTGGACAAGATGGTATTTTCACACCGGAAAGCTTTATTGATAGAATAAACTCAGATCTTTCTAATGATCTAGGAAACCTGCTTAATAGAACAATTTCGATGATAAATAAATATTGTAATGGGGTAATACCAAAATTTGTTGAACCAACAACTGAATTTGATACTGAACTTATTGAATTATCAAAAGAAGTTATAGATGAATATGATGGTTATATGGAAAATATGCAATTTTCTAAAGCATTAGAATCAGTATGGAAATTTATTTCTCGAACTAATAAATATATTGATCAAACAACACCTTGGATCTTAGCTAAAGATGAAGCTAGTAAGGGTGAATTAGATAAGGTAATGAATTACTTAGCGGAAAGTTTGAGAATTGCTACTATTTTAATAAGTCCAGCATTAACTAACGCACCAAAAGAAATTAAAGTTCAACTAGGACTTTCAGACGATTTATTGACATTTGAAACTGCAAAAACTTTCGGTGTATTTGATGGAACTACTAAGGTAGTAGAAAAACCAACTCCAATATTCCCTCGTTTTGATAAGGAAGTGGAAGTTGAATATATCAAAGAGCAAATGTCTCCCAAGGCACTGGCTAATTTAGAAACTGAAGATAAAGTAGAAGAGGGTACTTATGTGGAGTTGGCGGAAGAAATAACAATAGATAAATTCTTTGAAACTTCTTTAAGAGTGGCACAAGTACTAGAATGTGAAAAAGTTAAGAAAAGCTCAAAATTACTTAAATTCAAATTAGATTTAGGAAATCATCAAAGACAGATTGTTTCAGGTATTGCAAAATATTATAAACCAGAAGATTTAATAGGGAAAAAAGTAGCGGTAGTTGCTAACTTAAAACCTGTTAAACTTTGCGGGGAACTAAGTGAAGGTATGATACTTTCAGCAGAAAAAGATGGTATTTTACGTGTTGTAGAAATTAACGTTGATATACCTAATGGGGCAGAAATAAGATAA
- the adhE gene encoding bifunctional acetaldehyde-CoA/alcohol dehydrogenase, with translation MMVKEKVVNNDAVQEVDILVNKALTALDEFRKIDDQEKIDAIVQAAAVAAVEEHGPLAIAAVEETGRGNIEDKAIKNLYAAEYITNNLRGLKTVGIVDRDESDGLIAIAEPVGVICGVVPTTNPTSTTVFKSLIALKTRNPIIFSFHPSANECSKKAARIVRDAAIKAGAPENCIQFIEKPTLDGTNALMKHPGVSTILATGGGAMVKAAYSCGKPALGVGPGNVPAYVHKEAKLKQAVNDIVLGKAFDNGMICASEQAAIVDREIYDEFIKLIKSHHVYFVNAEEKAKLEKLLFGVQAYSQDVETAKLNSVIVGKYAEDIAKMAGFEVPKGTVILAAECKEVGVNEPLTREKLSPVLAVLKSTSTEDGIEKSRQMVEFNGLGHSAAIHTQDADVAEEFGKVVRACRIIWNSPSSFGGIGDVYNAFIPSLTLGCGSFGGNSVSGNVSAVNLLNIKLIGRRNNNLQWYKIPPKIYFEPNAIRYLSEMEGLERVMIVTDESMVKLGFAARIIDQLNRRTNKVQYEVFAGVEPNPDITTVRRGLEIMNAFKPNAIVALGGGSAMDAGKIMWLFYERPDADFKELVQKFMDIRKRTVKYPHLGNKAKFICVATTSGTGSEVTPFAVISDKEHGKKYPLADYALTPHVAIVDPNMVMTVPARPTASTGMDVLTHATEAYTSILANDYTDGIALQAIKIVFENLEKSVKEFDKTAREKMHNASCLAGMAFANAFLGICHSMAHKIGGKFHTIHGETNATLLPYVIRYNGTRPGKVSIWPKYEHYQAAERFQDIARMLGLKADTPEEAVESYAQAVFELGKRVGCPMSFKDHGVDYEAFKAELRQLSLDAYEDQCTPANPRLALLKDLEGIMEAAWFGYDKKKYEENK, from the coding sequence ATTATGGTAAAAGAAAAAGTAGTAAATAATGATGCTGTACAAGAAGTAGATATACTAGTAAATAAAGCTCTAACTGCTTTAGATGAATTTAGAAAAATAGACGATCAAGAAAAAATTGATGCTATTGTTCAAGCAGCGGCTGTGGCTGCTGTAGAAGAACATGGACCTTTAGCTATTGCCGCTGTAGAAGAAACAGGGCGTGGTAATATAGAAGATAAAGCTATTAAAAATCTATACGCTGCTGAATATATTACAAATAACCTTCGCGGCTTAAAAACAGTTGGTATTGTTGATAGAGACGAATCAGACGGTCTTATAGCGATTGCTGAGCCTGTCGGAGTTATCTGTGGGGTAGTGCCTACTACAAACCCTACATCAACTACAGTTTTTAAATCACTTATTGCTTTAAAAACTCGTAACCCTATTATTTTTAGCTTCCATCCATCTGCTAATGAATGTTCTAAAAAAGCTGCACGCATAGTGAGAGACGCTGCTATTAAAGCTGGTGCTCCTGAAAACTGTATTCAATTCATTGAAAAACCTACTTTAGATGGAACTAATGCTTTAATGAAACACCCTGGCGTTTCTACTATCCTTGCTACTGGTGGTGGCGCTATGGTTAAAGCGGCTTACTCATGTGGTAAACCTGCTCTTGGGGTTGGACCTGGTAACGTACCAGCTTATGTACATAAAGAAGCTAAATTAAAACAAGCTGTTAATGACATAGTTTTAGGTAAAGCATTTGATAATGGAATGATTTGCGCGAGTGAACAAGCTGCAATCGTGGATAGAGAAATTTACGATGAATTTATCAAACTTATAAAATCACATCACGTTTACTTCGTTAACGCTGAAGAAAAAGCTAAATTAGAAAAATTATTATTCGGTGTGCAAGCTTACTCACAAGATGTTGAAACTGCAAAACTAAATTCTGTGATAGTTGGTAAATATGCTGAAGATATTGCAAAAATGGCAGGATTTGAAGTTCCAAAAGGTACTGTTATTCTAGCTGCAGAATGTAAAGAAGTAGGGGTTAATGAACCTCTTACTCGTGAAAAACTTTCACCAGTATTAGCTGTTCTTAAATCTACTAGTACAGAAGATGGTATTGAAAAATCTCGTCAAATGGTAGAATTTAACGGATTAGGGCACAGTGCGGCTATTCATACACAAGATGCAGATGTTGCTGAAGAATTCGGTAAAGTGGTTAGAGCTTGTCGTATTATCTGGAATTCTCCATCTTCATTCGGTGGTATTGGAGATGTATATAATGCATTCATTCCATCACTTACATTAGGATGTGGTAGCTTCGGAGGAAACTCAGTTTCTGGAAACGTTAGTGCTGTAAACCTTCTAAATATAAAGTTAATCGGTCGAAGAAATAATAATTTACAATGGTATAAAATTCCACCTAAAATATATTTCGAACCAAATGCTATTAGATATTTAAGTGAAATGGAGGGTTTAGAGAGGGTAATGATAGTAACTGATGAATCTATGGTTAAACTTGGATTCGCAGCACGTATTATCGATCAACTAAACCGTCGTACAAATAAAGTTCAATATGAGGTATTTGCTGGTGTTGAACCTAACCCAGATATCACAACTGTTCGTCGTGGTTTAGAAATAATGAATGCATTTAAACCAAATGCTATTGTTGCACTTGGTGGTGGTTCTGCTATGGACGCAGGTAAGATTATGTGGTTATTCTATGAAAGACCTGATGCAGACTTTAAAGAGTTAGTTCAAAAATTCATGGATATCAGAAAACGTACTGTAAAATATCCTCATTTAGGTAATAAAGCTAAGTTTATCTGTGTAGCAACTACTTCAGGTACTGGTAGTGAAGTTACACCATTTGCAGTTATTTCTGATAAAGAACATGGTAAAAAATATCCACTAGCAGACTATGCACTTACTCCACATGTTGCTATCGTTGATCCAAATATGGTTATGACTGTACCAGCTCGTCCTACAGCTTCTACTGGTATGGACGTTCTTACTCACGCTACAGAGGCATACACTTCTATCTTAGCAAACGATTATACTGATGGTATCGCTCTACAGGCAATAAAAATAGTATTTGAAAATCTTGAAAAATCTGTAAAAGAGTTTGACAAGACGGCTCGTGAGAAAATGCATAACGCTTCATGTTTAGCTGGTATGGCATTCGCAAATGCTTTCCTAGGTATTTGCCACTCTATGGCTCACAAAATTGGTGGTAAATTCCATACTATTCACGGTGAAACAAATGCTACTTTACTTCCATATGTTATCCGTTACAATGGTACACGTCCTGGTAAAGTATCTATTTGGCCAAAATATGAACATTATCAAGCAGCTGAAAGATTCCAAGATATTGCACGTATGTTAGGATTAAAAGCTGACACACCTGAAGAAGCTGTTGAATCATACGCACAAGCAGTATTCGAGCTTGGTAAACGTGTTGGTTGTCCTATGAGCTTCAAAGACCATGGAGTTGATTACGAAGCATTCAAAGCGGAACTTCGTCAACTTTCTCTAGATGCATATGAAGATCAATGTACTCCAGCAAACCCTCGTCTTGCACTATTAAAAGATTTAGAAGGTATTATGGAAGCTGCATGGTTCGGATATGATAAGAAAAAATACGAAGAAAATAAATAA
- the pepT gene encoding peptidase T, which produces MKYETMLERFLGYVNFKSRSDANSKTLPSTPEQKDFLRMLKGQLEELKLSDIVLNEENWFLTATLPANTDKPYDRIGFISHVDTADFNVEGISPQVVENYDGEDIVLNKEKNIIMTTKEFPNLKNYKGLTLVTTDGTTLLGADDKAGIVEIVEAVKYLSEHPEIEHGDIRIAFGPDEEIGRGADHFDAKGFGTEYAYTMDGSVLGELQYESFNAAQITYKITGVSVHPGTAKGKMKNANMIAAELAMLFPEKEVPEHTEDYEGFFLLHNMEARIEYAEMVYIIRDHDKEKFLACKKFAEEVAAKINDKYGNVVEYEMYDQYYNMGDVIKEDKRCVDIAEQAMKNADVVPIIIPIRGGTDGSKISYMGIPTPNIFVGGENFHGQYEFSCLEHMKKASDVIVEIAKLAKK; this is translated from the coding sequence TAGGTTATGTTAATTTCAAGTCTAGGTCTGATGCCAATAGTAAGACTCTTCCATCGACACCAGAACAAAAAGATTTTTTAAGAATGTTAAAAGGACAATTAGAAGAACTTAAACTAAGCGATATAGTTCTTAATGAAGAAAATTGGTTTTTAACAGCTACATTACCAGCTAATACGGACAAACCTTATGATAGAATCGGTTTTATTTCTCATGTTGATACAGCTGATTTTAATGTAGAAGGAATCAGTCCACAGGTAGTAGAAAATTATGATGGAGAAGATATAGTTCTTAATAAAGAAAAAAATATTATTATGACAACAAAAGAGTTTCCAAATCTTAAGAATTACAAAGGTTTGACATTAGTTACAACAGATGGAACAACTTTATTAGGTGCTGATGATAAAGCAGGGATTGTAGAAATTGTTGAAGCTGTAAAATATTTAAGTGAACATCCTGAGATTGAACATGGAGACATAAGAATTGCTTTTGGACCAGATGAAGAAATTGGGAGAGGTGCTGATCATTTTGATGCTAAAGGATTTGGGACAGAGTATGCTTACACTATGGATGGAAGTGTGCTTGGAGAACTTCAATATGAAAGTTTTAATGCTGCGCAAATTACATATAAAATCACGGGTGTGAGTGTACATCCAGGAACAGCTAAAGGAAAAATGAAAAATGCTAATATGATTGCAGCTGAGTTAGCAATGCTATTCCCTGAAAAAGAAGTACCAGAACATACAGAAGATTATGAAGGATTTTTCCTGCTTCACAATATGGAAGCTCGTATTGAATATGCAGAAATGGTTTATATTATCCGTGATCATGATAAAGAGAAATTCTTAGCTTGTAAAAAATTCGCAGAAGAAGTAGCTGCAAAAATAAATGATAAGTATGGCAATGTTGTAGAGTATGAAATGTACGATCAATATTACAATATGGGAGACGTTATTAAAGAAGATAAACGTTGTGTAGATATAGCAGAACAAGCTATGAAAAATGCTGATGTTGTTCCTATAATTATTCCAATTCGTGGAGGAACAGATGGATCAAAAATTTCATATATGGGCATTCCAACACCAAATATCTTTGTTGGTGGAGAAAATTTCCATGGACAATATGAATTTAGTTGTTTAGAACACATGAAAAAAGCATCAGATGTAATTGTGGAGATTGCCAAATTAGCAAAAAAGTAG